A single window of Rhizobium sp. CCGE531 DNA harbors:
- a CDS encoding SDR family oxidoreductase, with the protein MANSLGTALVTGASSGIGAIYAHRLAKRGFDLILVARNGERLSAIADRLSTETGRKVETITADLSVAKDLHRIEQVLKTNETITLLVNNAGFGGTAPLLDTEVDKMQQMIELNVTALMRLTYAVVPGFVKRGGGSIINIASIVAIAPELLNGVYGGTKAFVLAFSQSLNHELAEKNIRVQAVLPGATATEFWAVAGTSVEHLPSAIVMSAEEMVDASLVGFDQGELVTIPALEDAELQKAYEAARQALLPHLSRSSAAQRYKAN; encoded by the coding sequence GTGGCGAATTCATTAGGAACAGCATTGGTAACAGGCGCTTCTTCAGGCATTGGCGCCATTTACGCGCATCGGCTTGCCAAGCGAGGCTTCGACCTCATTCTGGTTGCGCGCAATGGGGAGCGTCTTTCGGCTATTGCGGATCGATTGAGCACGGAGACGGGGCGGAAGGTAGAGACCATCACCGCCGACCTGAGTGTCGCGAAAGACCTGCACCGCATCGAGCAGGTGTTGAAGACGAATGAGACGATCACTCTGCTCGTCAATAATGCCGGCTTTGGCGGAACGGCACCTTTGCTTGACACCGAGGTGGACAAGATGCAGCAGATGATCGAGCTGAATGTCACGGCGCTGATGAGGCTCACCTATGCCGTCGTGCCGGGCTTCGTGAAGCGCGGCGGCGGCTCCATCATCAACATCGCCTCGATCGTCGCGATCGCGCCGGAACTGCTGAACGGCGTCTATGGCGGCACGAAAGCCTTCGTGCTCGCCTTCAGCCAGTCGCTCAATCATGAACTCGCTGAAAAGAATATTCGCGTACAGGCTGTTCTGCCTGGGGCGACGGCCACGGAATTCTGGGCGGTTGCGGGCACATCCGTGGAACATCTGCCTTCCGCGATCGTGATGTCCGCAGAGGAGATGGTCGATGCTTCCCTGGTGGGATTTGACCAAGGCGAGTTGGTGACGATCCCGGCGCTGGAAGATGCCGAATTGCAGAAGGCTTATGAAGCTGCGCGACAAGCGCTATTGCCTCATCTGTCACGTTCTTCGGCCGCTCAACGCTACAAGGCAAATTGA
- a CDS encoding K+/H+ antiporter subunit F: MSAMIIQISVAAAQLMIVAAMAIASIRMFRGPRAQDRIIALDTLYVNAMLLLLTFGIGTGRVVYFEAALVIGMLGFVATVALAKFLMRGEVIE; the protein is encoded by the coding sequence ATGAGCGCCATGATCATCCAGATATCCGTCGCGGCTGCGCAGTTGATGATCGTGGCGGCGATGGCGATTGCTTCCATTCGCATGTTTCGCGGACCGCGCGCGCAGGATCGCATCATCGCGCTCGACACACTTTATGTGAACGCCATGCTGCTGCTTCTGACCTTCGGCATCGGCACCGGGCGTGTCGTCTATTTCGAGGCGGCGCTCGTCATCGGCATGCTCGGCTTTGTCGCAACCGTTGCCCTTGCGAAATTCCTGATGCGCGGGGAGGTGATCGAATGA
- a CDS encoding S1/P1 nuclease, with protein sequence MKKALISAIAISAATLSMNSEAQAWGDRGHSIVAEIAWRHLTPSTAAAVQDLLGPMSMASIASWADDYKNTPEGKATKPWHYVDTEVTKDQYSSSDCPSAGCLVSALNDLAASVTDKTHDAATRRRDLLLLIHLVGDSTQPLHCGERNHDGGANTLPIIMEFTAPDHSALPVGAVALHAVWDDYLIGAAEWSWGSYVERLEDKIVPGIATPPTDAGFAIEWINACHAVTKRVYDLTPASAADGKIHVGPTYQTAAHDILDTQLATGGLRLAALLNAKLSH encoded by the coding sequence ATGAAAAAGGCACTGATCTCTGCGATTGCAATCTCGGCCGCCACGCTATCAATGAACAGCGAAGCCCAAGCATGGGGCGACCGCGGCCATTCGATCGTTGCCGAAATCGCATGGCGTCATCTGACCCCGTCTACCGCGGCAGCCGTTCAGGATCTGCTTGGCCCCATGTCCATGGCCTCGATCGCGAGCTGGGCCGACGATTACAAGAATACGCCGGAGGGGAAGGCCACCAAGCCGTGGCACTATGTTGATACCGAGGTCACGAAGGATCAGTATTCGTCCAGCGATTGCCCAAGCGCCGGATGCCTCGTGTCCGCGCTAAACGATCTTGCTGCTTCGGTGACGGACAAGACCCATGATGCCGCTACCCGCCGCAGGGATCTGCTGCTCCTCATCCATCTCGTCGGCGATTCGACGCAACCACTGCATTGCGGCGAAAGAAATCACGACGGCGGCGCCAATACCCTCCCCATCATTATGGAATTCACGGCCCCCGATCATAGCGCATTGCCTGTCGGAGCCGTCGCTTTGCATGCAGTCTGGGATGACTATCTGATCGGTGCGGCCGAATGGAGCTGGGGATCCTATGTCGAGCGGCTGGAAGACAAGATCGTTCCCGGCATCGCAACCCCGCCGACCGATGCCGGCTTTGCAATCGAGTGGATAAACGCGTGCCATGCCGTCACCAAACGGGTCTATGACCTGACACCGGCATCGGCCGCTGACGGGAAAATCCATGTCGGACCGACCTACCAGACGGCAGCCCATGACATCCTCGACACGCAACTTGCAACGGGCGGCCTGCGTCTCGCCGCGCTTTTGAACGCCAAGCTCTCACATTGA
- a CDS encoding IS3 family transposase (programmed frameshift) — MTRRPRRNHSPAFKAKVALAAIRGEQTLVELSQQFDVHANQIKQWKDQLLEGATGVFGDDAKAEPATPTVDVKTLHAKIGELTLENGFFIRCARQSRTAERKEMINREHKLSVVRQAKLLGFSRGSVYYSPRPVSDGDLALMRRIDELHLDYPFAGSRMLQGLLKAEGLQTGRLHVATLMKKMGIEAIYRRPNTSKPAPGHKVYPYLLRKLTVTRPNQVWAMDLTYVPMARGFVYLCAVVDWFSRRVLSWRLSITMETAFCIEAVEEALCRYGKPDIFNTDQGSQFTSIDFTAVLKKAGIEISMDGKGAWRDNVFVERLWRSIKYEEVYLHAYKTVSEARAGIGRYLTFYNTRRPHSSLDRQTPDQAYFNALTPMMVAA, encoded by the exons ATGACGAGACGACCACGCCGGAACCACAGCCCGGCTTTCAAGGCGAAGGTGGCGCTTGCCGCCATCAGGGGTGAACAGACGCTGGTGGAATTGTCGCAGCAGTTCGACGTGCATGCCAATCAGATCAAGCAGTGGAAGGACCAGCTCCTTGAGGGGGCGACAGGCGTTTTCGGCGATGACGCCAAAGCGGAACCGGCGACTCCGACCGTCGATGTCAAAACCCTGCACGCCAAGATTGGGGAACTGACGCTTGAGAACG GATTTTTTATCCGATGCGCTCGGCAAAGCCGGACTGCTGAGCGGAAAGAAATGATCAATCGCGAGCACAAACTGTCGGTCGTGCGCCAGGCGAAGCTTCTCGGCTTCAGCCGTGGCAGTGTCTATTATTCGCCGCGCCCTGTGTCAGACGGCGATCTGGCACTGATGCGGCGGATCGATGAACTGCATCTCGATTACCCGTTTGCCGGAAGTCGGATGTTGCAGGGGCTTTTGAAGGCGGAAGGGCTTCAGACAGGACGGCTTCACGTTGCGACGCTGATGAAGAAGATGGGCATTGAGGCGATTTATCGTCGTCCCAACACGTCGAAACCGGCACCTGGTCACAAGGTCTATCCGTATCTGCTCAGGAAGCTGACGGTCACCAGACCCAACCAGGTGTGGGCAATGGACCTGACCTACGTCCCCATGGCGCGGGGCTTTGTCTATCTCTGCGCCGTCGTCGATTGGTTCAGTCGCCGAGTGCTTTCATGGCGGCTGTCGATCACGATGGAGACGGCCTTTTGTATCGAGGCGGTTGAGGAAGCTCTTTGCCGATATGGAAAGCCAGACATCTTCAATACCGACCAGGGATCGCAGTTCACCTCCATCGACTTCACGGCGGTGCTGAAGAAGGCCGGGATTGAAATCTCGATGGATGGCAAGGGCGCATGGCGGGACAACGTCTTCGTCGAGCGGCTCTGGCGGTCGATCAAATACGAGGAGGTCTATCTCCATGCCTACAAGACCGTGTCCGAGGCCCGCGCTGGCATCGGCCGCTATTTGACCTTTTACAATACCCGACGTCCACATTCATCCCTTGACCGGCAGACGCCGGACCAGGCTTACTTCAACGCGCTGACACCGATGATGGTGGCGGCATAA
- a CDS encoding monovalent cation/H+ antiporter subunit D, whose protein sequence is MTGWSHHLIIAPILVPLIAGALLVFIDERSRTLKALISLSATVLLVAIALALFRAEGGSTGQERAYLLGNWSAPFGIVLVLDGLSALMLLLTSIVAVAALIFSLARWHAVGAHFHTMFQLLLMGVNGAFLTGDLFNLFVFFEIMLAASYGLLLHGSGPLRVKAGMHYIAVNLAAALLFLIGVSLIYGTAGTLNMADLAVRIPEMSADRRMLMQAGAGVLGIAFLIKAGMWPLCFWLPTAYSAASAPVAGVFAILSKLGIYVILRLTMLLFSAGPSAGFGATVLLYGGMATLIFGTVGVLASQALGRLAGFSVLVSSGTLLMVIGINDGSISSGALMYLVSSTLTISAFFMLIELVERGQDAGASVLAVTMEAYGDAEEKEQTEGDGEAMPGTMAMLGICFAACGILLAGLPPLSGFVAKFAMLSAMMGTGAIGIPPSAAVWALILLVILSGIAALIAMTRAGIRTFWSSLEGTVPRVLVIEILPVMGLLALTLALTIWAGPVMRYMDATIRTLSDPGIYVDAVRNAVIVSATAAVEASKAGGL, encoded by the coding sequence ATGACTGGCTGGTCGCACCACCTCATCATCGCGCCGATCCTCGTGCCGCTTATTGCCGGGGCGCTGCTCGTGTTCATCGACGAGCGCTCGCGGACGCTGAAGGCGCTCATCAGCTTGTCCGCCACGGTCCTGCTCGTGGCCATTGCGCTTGCGCTCTTCCGCGCGGAAGGCGGATCGACAGGCCAGGAGCGTGCCTATCTGCTCGGAAACTGGAGCGCGCCCTTTGGCATCGTGCTCGTGCTCGATGGGCTTTCGGCACTCATGCTGCTGCTGACATCCATCGTCGCGGTTGCCGCGCTGATATTCTCACTGGCGCGCTGGCATGCGGTCGGCGCGCATTTTCACACCATGTTCCAGCTGCTGCTGATGGGCGTGAACGGCGCATTCCTGACGGGCGATCTCTTCAACCTCTTCGTCTTCTTCGAGATCATGCTGGCGGCGTCCTACGGCCTCCTGCTGCACGGTTCCGGCCCGCTCCGCGTCAAGGCGGGCATGCATTACATTGCCGTCAACCTCGCGGCCGCGCTGCTCTTCCTCATTGGCGTCAGCCTGATCTACGGCACGGCGGGAACGCTGAACATGGCGGATCTGGCCGTGCGCATCCCGGAAATGTCGGCCGATCGCCGCATGCTGATGCAGGCGGGCGCCGGCGTGCTCGGCATTGCCTTCCTCATCAAGGCCGGCATGTGGCCGCTCTGCTTCTGGTTGCCGACGGCCTATAGCGCGGCTTCGGCGCCGGTTGCGGGCGTATTCGCGATTCTCAGCAAGCTCGGCATCTATGTCATCCTGCGGCTGACGATGCTCCTGTTCAGCGCTGGCCCGTCCGCCGGCTTCGGCGCGACCGTGCTTCTTTACGGCGGCATGGCAACGCTGATCTTCGGAACGGTCGGCGTCCTGGCGTCACAGGCGCTTGGCCGCCTGGCCGGTTTTTCGGTGCTCGTCTCATCGGGCACGCTGCTGATGGTGATCGGCATCAATGATGGCTCCATTTCGTCCGGAGCGCTGATGTATCTTGTGAGTTCGACACTGACGATCAGCGCCTTCTTCATGCTAATCGAGCTGGTGGAGCGCGGACAGGATGCAGGCGCGAGCGTCCTCGCCGTCACGATGGAGGCCTATGGCGATGCCGAGGAAAAGGAGCAGACGGAAGGCGATGGCGAGGCCATGCCCGGCACCATGGCGATGCTCGGCATCTGTTTCGCAGCTTGCGGCATCCTGCTCGCCGGCCTGCCGCCGCTTTCCGGCTTCGTCGCCAAGTTCGCCATGCTGTCGGCCATGATGGGAACAGGTGCGATCGGCATTCCGCCAAGTGCCGCCGTCTGGGCCCTGATCCTGCTCGTCATCCTTTCGGGCATTGCCGCCCTGATTGCGATGACGCGCGCCGGCATACGCACATTCTGGAGTTCGCTTGAGGGCACGGTTCCGCGCGTGCTTGTCATCGAGATATTGCCTGTCATGGGTCTGCTTGCATTGACGCTTGCCTTGACCATCTGGGCCGGTCCTGTCATGCGGTACATGGATGCGACCATCCGCACGCTCAGCGATCCCGGTATCTATGTCGATGCTGTCCGCAATGCGGTGATTGTATCTGCAACTGCTGCAGTTGAAGCAAGCAAGGCGGGAGGCTTGTGA
- a CDS encoding aspartate aminotransferase family protein, which produces MDKITHPNTPVLDNFWMPFTANRQFKAAPRLLAAADGMYYTDVDGNKVLDGTAGLWCVNAGHGRKKIAQAVERQLSTMDFAPTFQMGHPIAFDFAAKLAAHAPGGPEAGLDRVFFTGSGSESVDTALKIAIAYQRAIGQGTRTRIIGREKGYHGVGFGGISVGGLVNNRRVFPQIPADHMRHTLDIERNAFSKGLPAHGIELAEDLERLVALHGAETIAAVIVEPMSGSAGVILPPKGYLERLRAIADKYGILLIFDEVITGFGRLGTPFATEYFGVVPDLVTTAKGITNGTIPMGAVFASRKVHDGLMTGPENQIELFHGYTYSGHPVACAAGLATMEIYEEEGLLTRASELADDWQTALHSLKGLPHVVDIRNLGLVGAIELAPRDGAPGTRAYDIFVDCFQKGLLIRVTGDIIALSPPLIIERAEIETIVSILGDALKRAA; this is translated from the coding sequence ATGGATAAGATCACCCATCCCAATACCCCAGTTCTCGACAATTTCTGGATGCCGTTCACGGCAAACCGGCAGTTCAAGGCAGCACCCCGGCTGCTCGCCGCCGCCGACGGCATGTATTACACCGATGTCGACGGCAACAAGGTGCTCGACGGGACGGCGGGCCTCTGGTGCGTCAACGCCGGCCATGGCCGCAAGAAGATCGCACAGGCGGTCGAACGCCAGCTTTCCACCATGGACTTTGCCCCGACTTTCCAGATGGGTCATCCGATCGCCTTCGATTTTGCCGCAAAGCTCGCCGCACATGCGCCGGGTGGCCCGGAAGCCGGGCTCGACCGTGTGTTCTTCACCGGCTCGGGTTCTGAATCCGTCGACACCGCGCTCAAAATCGCCATCGCCTATCAGCGTGCGATCGGGCAGGGCACGCGCACCCGCATCATCGGCCGGGAAAAGGGTTATCACGGCGTTGGCTTCGGCGGCATCTCCGTCGGCGGTCTCGTCAACAACCGCCGCGTCTTCCCGCAGATTCCCGCCGATCATATGCGCCACACGCTCGACATCGAGCGCAATGCCTTCAGCAAGGGGCTTCCGGCCCATGGTATCGAGCTTGCCGAAGATCTGGAGCGGCTGGTCGCGCTGCATGGTGCTGAAACGATCGCCGCCGTCATTGTCGAGCCGATGTCCGGCTCCGCCGGCGTCATCCTGCCGCCGAAGGGCTATCTGGAGCGATTGCGGGCGATTGCCGACAAGTATGGCATCCTGTTGATTTTCGATGAAGTGATCACCGGCTTCGGCCGTCTCGGTACGCCGTTTGCGACGGAGTATTTCGGTGTCGTTCCCGATCTCGTCACGACCGCGAAAGGCATCACCAACGGCACGATCCCGATGGGCGCGGTCTTCGCCAGCCGCAAGGTCCATGATGGCCTCATGACCGGCCCGGAAAACCAGATCGAACTCTTCCACGGCTATACCTATTCCGGGCATCCGGTCGCCTGCGCCGCCGGTCTCGCGACCATGGAAATCTACGAGGAGGAAGGCCTGCTGACGCGTGCAAGCGAGCTTGCGGATGACTGGCAGACGGCGCTGCATTCCCTGAAGGGCCTGCCGCATGTGGTCGATATCCGCAATCTCGGCCTCGTTGGCGCCATCGAGCTCGCGCCGCGCGATGGCGCCCCCGGCACGCGCGCCTACGACATCTTTGTCGATTGTTTCCAGAAGGGCCTGCTGATCCGCGTAACGGGCGATATCATCGCGCTCTCCCCGCCGCTGATCATCGAACGCGCCGAGATCGAGACGATCGTCTCTATACTCGGCGATGCGCTGAAGCGGGCGGCCTGA
- the mnhG gene encoding monovalent cation/H(+) antiporter subunit G: MSTPFENLPLWAAIPVGGLLLIGAFLTLVGAIGFLKLGTFYERIHAPTLGTSGGIGAIMIASMIFFSISTRSLVIHELLIGVFVTVTTPVTFMLLARAALHRDRAEQNSNVPPKLSPEGTSSEGHSS; encoded by the coding sequence ATGAGCACGCCGTTTGAAAACTTGCCCTTATGGGCTGCCATCCCTGTTGGCGGACTGCTCCTCATCGGTGCCTTTCTCACCCTGGTTGGCGCGATCGGCTTCCTGAAGCTTGGAACGTTCTACGAGCGCATCCATGCGCCGACATTGGGAACGAGCGGCGGTATCGGCGCGATTATGATCGCCTCGATGATCTTCTTTTCTATCTCGACACGGTCGCTGGTCATTCATGAGCTGCTGATCGGCGTCTTCGTAACGGTCACGACGCCAGTCACTTTCATGCTGCTCGCCCGCGCGGCCTTGCATCGCGATCGTGCTGAGCAGAACAGCAATGTTCCGCCCAAGCTATCGCCTGAGGGGACATCGTCCGAAGGCCACTCTTCGTAG
- a CDS encoding Na+/H+ antiporter subunit E, whose translation MLPYPLLALSLILMWLLLNGFTFGQLVLGIIVAVFASWGMASLRPETPRLRKWYLLPKLFFRVVFDVAKSNLEVAWIILRGRSRKTNPGFVVLELRVRDQISLALLAIILTSTPGSAWLEYDSNDNTVLLHVLDLENEAQWRDMVANRYENLLMEIFA comes from the coding sequence ATGCTGCCTTATCCGCTTCTCGCGCTGAGCTTGATCCTGATGTGGCTGTTGCTGAACGGCTTCACGTTTGGCCAGCTTGTTCTCGGCATTATCGTCGCTGTTTTCGCCTCCTGGGGTATGGCATCGTTGCGGCCCGAAACGCCGCGGTTGCGGAAGTGGTATCTGCTGCCCAAACTGTTTTTCCGGGTTGTTTTCGACGTCGCGAAATCGAATCTAGAAGTCGCCTGGATTATTTTGAGAGGTCGCTCCCGCAAGACAAATCCGGGCTTCGTTGTCCTTGAGCTTAGAGTGCGCGATCAGATCTCGCTTGCGCTGCTAGCGATCATTCTGACGAGCACGCCAGGCTCCGCATGGCTGGAATACGATTCCAATGACAACACCGTGCTGCTGCATGTCCTCGATCTCGAAAATGAGGCGCAATGGCGCGACATGGTCGCCAATCGCTACGAAAACCTGCTGATGGAGATATTCGCATGA
- a CDS encoding cupin domain-containing protein, with amino-acid sequence MSVDIGNRLRHLRLARNLSQRELAKRAGVTNSTISLIESNSANPSVGALKRILDGIPIGLAEFFAFEPQAPKKAFYAAEELVEIGKGPISYRQIGENLFGRSLQILKECYQPGADTGKVPLVHEGEEGGIVLSGRLEVTVDDERRILGPGDAYYFESHRPHRFRCVGPVACEVISACTPPSF; translated from the coding sequence ATGTCCGTCGATATCGGCAATCGCCTTCGTCATCTGCGCCTGGCGCGCAATCTTTCCCAGCGCGAACTCGCCAAGCGCGCCGGCGTGACCAATTCGACAATCTCTTTGATCGAATCCAATTCGGCCAATCCGTCCGTCGGCGCGCTGAAGCGTATTCTTGACGGCATCCCGATCGGGCTTGCCGAATTCTTCGCCTTCGAACCGCAGGCACCGAAGAAGGCCTTCTATGCAGCCGAGGAATTGGTCGAGATCGGCAAAGGCCCGATTTCCTATCGCCAGATCGGCGAAAATCTCTTCGGCCGCAGCCTGCAGATCCTGAAGGAGTGCTACCAGCCGGGCGCCGATACCGGCAAGGTGCCGCTGGTGCATGAAGGAGAGGAAGGCGGCATCGTCCTGTCCGGCCGCCTGGAGGTAACCGTTGACGATGAGCGGCGCATTCTCGGGCCGGGCGACGCCTATTACTTCGAAAGCCACCGGCCGCATCGCTTCCGCTGCGTCGGCCCGGTTGCTTGCGAGGTCATCAGCGCCTGCACGCCCCCAAGTTTTTAG
- a CDS encoding Na+/H+ antiporter subunit C: protein MELILSIAIGVMTACGVWLILRPRTYQVIIGLSLLSYAVNLFIFGVGGVKMNVPPLLGDGTATHALADPVPQALVLTAIVIGFATTALFLVVLLASRGLTGTDHVDGRSDRK from the coding sequence ATGGAACTCATCTTGTCCATCGCGATCGGTGTGATGACGGCCTGCGGTGTCTGGCTGATCCTGCGTCCGCGCACCTATCAGGTCATCATCGGGCTGTCGCTGCTGTCCTATGCCGTCAATCTCTTCATCTTCGGCGTCGGCGGCGTGAAGATGAATGTGCCGCCGCTGCTCGGCGACGGCACCGCGACGCATGCGCTGGCGGACCCCGTGCCGCAAGCTCTGGTATTGACGGCGATCGTCATCGGTTTTGCGACGACGGCTCTGTTTCTCGTCGTTCTGCTTGCCTCGCGCGGCTTGACCGGCACGGACCATGTCGATGGAAGGAGCGATCGGAAATGA